The following proteins are encoded in a genomic region of Candidatus Acidiferrales bacterium:
- the kdpF gene encoding K(+)-transporting ATPase subunit F, whose product MNWLYLVAGVISLALFVYLFIALLNPERFE is encoded by the coding sequence ATGAACTGGCTCTATTTGGTTGCAGGAGTCATATCACTAGCTCTGTTTGTCTATTTGTTTATCGCACTTCTTAATCCGGAGAGATTCGAATGA
- a CDS encoding sensor histidine kinase KdpD, with protein sequence MSEINDNRPDPDALLNLIKKEEERSEKGKLKIFFGMCAGVGKTYTMLSEARDVVAKGIDVVIGYVETHKRMETAELVLGLEVIPRKKLEYRGTYLEEMDIDAVLARKPKLVLVDELAHTNAPGSRHAKRYQDVLELLDAGIDVYTTLNVQHLESRADAVAQITGTTVRETVPDSIFESADEVKVIDISPEDLLKRLSEGKVYTPDRSRQAVANFFREGNLAALREMSLRLTAERVDRELREYMRGKRIAGPWKSGQRLIAAISPSPHSVSVIRWARRVSYTMDASWVVVYVERSAKLTVEEKDQLAKNMKLAKELGAEVVTTSDENIADALMRVAHEQNAGLMLVGKPDRTVFSRAGRLVDEVIQKSKDLDIYIVGQEAGAGNKVRRMLFPGLQSSGAQYSTAIALVFLTALLCYPLTPFMGYRTVSFIILLVVSLLPLRMGPGPTLLGAAIGVLAWDFLFIPPRFTFSVGNLEDALLLSLYFLVASVTGVLSARVRKREKLLRQREEKTSALFSLTKDLSSAHSQDEVMRAAVSNLKKYFNADVAVILGDTAGEIFRTAHDASTFFPDAKEMGVAEWVYWNEKRAGKNTDTLPSSHATYFPMSGPRYPLGVIGVKFSDDTRLSLDQESLLENFISQITSAIERELLNEVNKKSIVLAESERLYKTLFNSISHEFRTPIATIMGMSENLLSAEPDTRDRKSQISKAKEIHIAAERLNRLVANLLDMTRLESGMIQPKLDWCDVRDIVSQSIRGLERELMQRTVSIKVEDDVPLLRLDFVLIEQALTNLIHNSALYTPKGTEILVRSFLEEGKCAISVADCGPGLQEKDTEKVFEKFYRAANGGSGGTGLGLTIAKGFVEAHHGKITARNRPEGGAEFTIYLPIDSKNGIKYDGITKEERTS encoded by the coding sequence ATGTCAGAAATAAACGATAACCGTCCAGATCCCGATGCACTTCTTAACCTTATAAAAAAGGAAGAAGAGCGGAGCGAGAAAGGCAAGCTGAAAATATTTTTCGGCATGTGCGCCGGGGTTGGGAAAACGTACACAATGTTGAGTGAAGCACGGGATGTGGTTGCCAAAGGAATAGATGTAGTTATCGGGTATGTCGAAACTCATAAACGCATGGAGACCGCCGAACTTGTTTTGGGCCTCGAAGTGATTCCAAGGAAAAAGCTGGAATATCGAGGTACATATCTCGAAGAGATGGACATTGATGCCGTCCTGGCGAGAAAACCGAAACTAGTTCTGGTCGATGAACTCGCGCACACGAACGCTCCAGGGAGCCGTCATGCAAAGAGATACCAAGACGTTCTGGAGTTGTTGGATGCGGGAATCGATGTATATACTACATTGAACGTTCAGCATCTTGAAAGCAGGGCAGATGCAGTTGCACAGATAACCGGCACCACTGTCAGGGAAACGGTTCCCGACTCGATTTTTGAGTCCGCTGACGAAGTAAAAGTGATCGATATTTCTCCGGAGGATTTGCTCAAACGGCTCAGCGAAGGAAAGGTTTACACTCCAGATCGCTCCAGGCAGGCGGTCGCGAATTTCTTCAGAGAAGGAAACTTAGCTGCCCTTAGGGAAATGTCGCTGCGTCTCACGGCCGAAAGAGTTGATCGTGAACTCCGGGAATACATGCGAGGGAAACGGATTGCCGGACCATGGAAGTCCGGACAGAGGTTGATAGCGGCAATAAGTCCCAGTCCGCATTCGGTATCGGTCATTAGATGGGCGCGAAGAGTTTCTTACACTATGGATGCATCGTGGGTGGTTGTTTATGTGGAGCGGTCTGCCAAGTTGACCGTCGAGGAGAAAGATCAGCTTGCAAAAAACATGAAGCTGGCTAAAGAGCTCGGCGCAGAGGTGGTGACGACTTCGGATGAAAACATAGCGGATGCACTGATGCGGGTTGCCCACGAACAGAACGCCGGCCTGATGCTTGTCGGTAAGCCGGATCGAACTGTTTTCTCGCGGGCAGGCCGTCTCGTCGATGAAGTGATCCAAAAGAGCAAAGATTTAGATATATATATAGTCGGGCAGGAAGCGGGGGCAGGAAACAAAGTTAGACGAATGCTCTTCCCCGGACTTCAATCGAGTGGAGCGCAGTATTCTACGGCAATTGCGCTAGTTTTCCTGACTGCGCTCCTTTGCTATCCTTTGACACCGTTCATGGGATATAGAACCGTATCGTTCATTATTCTTTTAGTTGTGTCGCTTCTTCCGCTCAGGATGGGGCCCGGTCCAACTCTTCTCGGTGCAGCAATCGGCGTGCTTGCGTGGGATTTCCTCTTCATCCCTCCAAGGTTTACCTTTTCAGTAGGAAATCTTGAAGACGCGCTTTTGTTGAGTTTATACTTTCTAGTGGCCTCTGTTACCGGTGTCCTTTCCGCAAGGGTACGAAAAAGAGAGAAACTACTTCGGCAGCGTGAAGAAAAGACTTCGGCGTTGTTTTCCCTGACGAAGGACCTTTCATCGGCTCACTCTCAGGACGAAGTCATGCGGGCCGCCGTCTCCAATCTGAAAAAATACTTCAATGCCGACGTGGCGGTTATTCTCGGAGACACAGCGGGAGAAATTTTTCGAACCGCACATGATGCCAGCACCTTTTTCCCGGATGCGAAAGAAATGGGGGTAGCCGAATGGGTCTATTGGAATGAGAAGCGCGCTGGCAAAAACACTGACACCCTGCCGTCATCACACGCGACTTATTTCCCGATGTCCGGACCGCGTTATCCATTGGGAGTTATTGGAGTAAAGTTCTCCGACGATACCAGACTGTCTCTTGATCAGGAATCGCTTCTGGAAAATTTCATTTCCCAAATAACTTCTGCAATCGAAAGAGAGTTGCTGAATGAGGTAAACAAGAAATCGATCGTCCTCGCAGAATCGGAGCGACTTTACAAAACGCTTTTCAATTCCATCTCACACGAATTTAGAACTCCCATTGCCACAATCATGGGAATGTCGGAGAACCTTCTCTCAGCCGAGCCTGACACTCGGGACCGCAAATCTCAAATAAGTAAAGCGAAGGAAATCCACATTGCTGCAGAAAGGTTGAACCGCCTCGTCGCCAACTTGTTGGATATGACTCGGCTCGAATCAGGAATGATCCAGCCAAAATTGGACTGGTGTGATGTCAGGGACATAGTAAGCCAATCGATAAGAGGGCTCGAGAGAGAATTGATGCAGCGTACTGTAAGTATTAAAGTCGAGGATGATGTCCCTCTTCTCAGACTGGATTTTGTCTTGATCGAGCAGGCTTTGACGAATTTGATTCACAATTCAGCACTTTATACTCCGAAAGGTACTGAGATTCTTGTAAGAAGTTTTCTCGAAGAAGGGAAATGCGCAATTTCGGTGGCAGACTGCGGGCCGGGTCTGCAAGAAAAAGATACGGAGAAAGTCTTTGAGAAGTTTTATCGGGCTGCTAATGGCGGATCGGGTGGTACGGGGCTTGGGCTGACAATTGCGAAAGGATTCGTCGAAGCGCACCACGGCAAGATCACAGCGAGGAATCGACCTGAAGGTGGAGCAGAGTTTACGATCTATCTCCCTATCGATTCAAAAAATGGAATCAAGTACGATGGAATAACAAAAGAGGAGAGGACCTCTTGA
- the kdpC gene encoding potassium-transporting ATPase subunit KdpC — translation MFLKNLRIAGISILLFTVLTGLLYPLAITGISQLIFPSQANGSLITKDGKVVGSTLIGQPFSDPKYFWSRLSPTSPYQYNAAASTGSNYGPLNPALLAEVNQRIGDLKKVDPLNTQPIPVDLVTSSGSGLDPHISIAAALYQLPRVARVRGLKADQVRDLIDKYTEGRFLGFIGEPGVDVLKLNLALDELSSGKGEYQH, via the coding sequence ATGTTTTTGAAAAATCTCCGCATTGCCGGGATCAGCATCCTGCTGTTCACCGTCCTCACCGGTCTACTTTATCCGTTAGCAATTACCGGCATTTCACAATTAATCTTCCCATCCCAGGCTAATGGAAGCCTGATCACGAAGGATGGAAAAGTGGTCGGCTCGACCTTGATCGGACAGCCTTTCAGCGATCCGAAATATTTTTGGAGCCGTCTTTCGCCGACGAGTCCGTACCAGTATAACGCCGCGGCATCGACGGGCTCGAATTACGGGCCGCTGAATCCCGCGCTCCTTGCCGAAGTGAACCAAAGGATCGGCGATCTTAAAAAGGTCGATCCTTTGAATACGCAGCCTATCCCGGTAGATCTTGTTACTTCGTCCGGAAGCGGGCTCGATCCGCATATAAGCATAGCGGCGGCGCTGTACCAGCTTCCGAGAGTCGCAAGAGTCCGCGGGTTGAAGGCCGATCAGGTTCGTGACCTCATCGACAAATATACCGAGGGAAGATTTCTAGGATTTATCGGCGAGCCCGGAGTCGATGTGCTTAAGTTGAATTTGGCACTGGATGAATTGTCTTCCGGAAAGGGAGAATACCAACATTAA
- the kdpA gene encoding potassium-transporting ATPase subunit KdpA — translation MTLEGIFQIIFYLLVLVFLAKPLGEFMARIFEGKKTFLHPIFGPVEKFIYRVSGINPDEEMDWKQNAIAMMIFNVFGIAIVYALQRLQQFLPLNPMHFGAVSPDSSFNTAVSFGTNTNWQGYGGETTMSYLTQMLALTTQNFVSAATGIAVLVLFIRGLVRHSAKTLGNFWVDLTRSTLYVLLPLSVILALLLVSQGTVQTFSSYATAKFVQPTADTSGAAVTEQVIAVGPAASQIAIKQLGTNGGGFFNVNSAHPYENPTPFSNFLEMIAILLIGAALCFTFGRMVGDTRQGWALISAMLIILVAMLFVCYPAEQGGNPLLAKLGVDQTASVFQSGGNMEGKEVRFGIANSALWATITTSASNGSVNSMHDSYTPLGGLIPLVAMHLGEVVFGGVGSGLYGMLVFVIVAVFVAGLLVGRTPEYLGHKIEAYDMKMASLLILIMPILVLIFTALAVVLPAGMAGIANPGPHGFSEILYCFTSQGNNNGSAFAGIGANTPFYNITGAIDMFVSRYWLAIPTLALAGSLVRKKKVPPSEGTLPTYTPLFVFWLISVILIVGALNFFPALALGPVVEHLMMVH, via the coding sequence ATGACACTTGAAGGCATATTTCAAATAATTTTTTACCTGCTCGTTCTGGTGTTTCTCGCCAAACCGCTGGGCGAATTCATGGCCAGGATATTCGAAGGAAAGAAAACATTTCTTCATCCGATTTTCGGGCCGGTAGAGAAATTTATCTATCGTGTTTCGGGAATCAACCCTGATGAGGAGATGGATTGGAAGCAGAATGCAATAGCGATGATGATCTTCAATGTCTTCGGAATCGCAATCGTCTATGCCCTGCAGCGGCTTCAACAATTTCTCCCGTTGAATCCAATGCATTTTGGTGCTGTAAGTCCTGATTCGTCGTTTAATACCGCGGTTAGCTTCGGGACTAACACCAACTGGCAGGGATATGGCGGCGAGACGACAATGAGCTATCTGACGCAGATGCTGGCGCTGACGACACAAAATTTTGTCTCAGCAGCAACTGGAATTGCGGTGCTTGTTCTTTTTATTCGCGGGCTTGTTCGTCATTCCGCGAAGACACTTGGAAATTTCTGGGTTGACCTGACGCGAAGTACCTTATATGTGTTGCTGCCGTTGTCGGTGATTCTTGCTTTACTCCTCGTGTCGCAAGGTACTGTACAAACATTCTCGTCATACGCAACGGCGAAATTTGTTCAGCCGACGGCAGACACCAGCGGAGCCGCAGTCACTGAACAGGTCATAGCCGTCGGTCCCGCCGCTTCACAAATTGCCATCAAGCAGCTTGGCACGAACGGCGGCGGGTTCTTCAACGTAAACTCTGCGCATCCTTATGAAAATCCGACTCCATTCTCAAATTTTCTTGAGATGATCGCAATCCTGCTTATCGGGGCTGCACTTTGCTTCACGTTTGGGAGGATGGTTGGCGACACGAGGCAGGGATGGGCTCTGATTTCTGCGATGCTGATAATATTAGTAGCAATGTTGTTTGTATGCTATCCGGCAGAACAAGGTGGAAATCCTCTCCTCGCAAAACTTGGAGTGGATCAGACTGCCAGTGTCTTCCAGTCTGGCGGAAATATGGAAGGAAAAGAGGTTAGATTCGGGATTGCTAATTCGGCTTTGTGGGCGACGATAACAACCTCGGCCTCGAATGGCTCGGTTAATTCGATGCACGATTCTTACACGCCGCTCGGAGGATTAATTCCTTTGGTCGCGATGCACCTCGGCGAAGTTGTTTTCGGCGGCGTTGGCTCAGGTTTATATGGAATGCTGGTGTTTGTAATTGTCGCGGTCTTTGTTGCAGGGCTTCTCGTCGGCAGGACACCTGAATATTTGGGACATAAGATTGAAGCGTATGATATGAAGATGGCATCCCTTCTCATTCTCATCATGCCGATCCTAGTCTTGATATTCACTGCATTGGCAGTTGTACTTCCAGCAGGGATGGCCGGAATAGCCAATCCTGGTCCGCACGGCTTTAGCGAAATTCTGTATTGCTTTACCTCCCAAGGCAACAACAATGGAAGCGCATTCGCGGGAATAGGTGCCAACACACCATTCTATAATATCACCGGCGCTATCGATATGTTTGTTTCCCGTTATTGGCTAGCAATTCCTACGTTGGCACTAGCTGGTTCGCTGGTCCGCAAGAAGAAAGTGCCGCCAAGCGAGGGAACTTTACCGACCTACACTCCTCTGTTCGTTTTCTGGCTGATCTCGGTAATCTTAATTGTCGGTGCGCTAAATTTTTTCCCCGCGCTTGCACTTGGCCCGGTTGTCGAACATTTAATGATGGTACACTGA
- a CDS encoding response regulator: MSNEPGLGGVGPLRQSEDEASKPVILVIDDETQIRKLLELTLESNGYLVRSAMKANEGLAKVASERPELVILDLGLPDMDGLEVLKKVREWSSVPILILSVRSLEKDIIACLDAGADDYLVKPFRTGELLARVRAAVRHHQTAQGKNIFSLYDLQVDLSARVVKKGNEILKLTATEYALLSLFVKNAGRVLTHKYILEQVWGPSFSEETQYTRVYIGQLRKKIEDDPTTPKIIITESGIGYRFSSEEFQP, from the coding sequence TTGAGCAACGAGCCCGGACTAGGCGGGGTCGGCCCGCTCCGCCAAAGTGAGGACGAGGCGAGCAAGCCTGTAATCTTGGTCATCGATGATGAGACGCAGATCCGCAAGCTTCTTGAATTGACCTTGGAATCAAACGGATATCTCGTTCGTTCGGCAATGAAAGCAAACGAGGGGTTGGCGAAAGTCGCATCGGAACGACCTGAGCTCGTAATTCTTGACTTGGGATTGCCTGATATGGATGGATTGGAAGTATTGAAGAAGGTGCGGGAGTGGTCTTCGGTGCCGATCCTGATCCTTTCGGTTCGCAGCTTAGAGAAGGATATAATCGCCTGCCTGGATGCAGGTGCAGATGATTATCTCGTCAAGCCCTTTCGCACTGGTGAACTTCTCGCGCGCGTGAGAGCGGCGGTCAGACACCACCAGACTGCGCAAGGAAAAAATATTTTCTCTTTGTACGATTTGCAGGTTGACCTTTCGGCGCGGGTCGTGAAAAAGGGGAACGAAATCTTAAAATTAACGGCCACCGAATACGCGCTTCTGTCCCTCTTTGTCAAAAATGCAGGAAGGGTCTTGACGCACAAGTATATACTGGAACAAGTTTGGGGTCCGTCTTTTTCCGAAGAAACTCAGTACACGCGCGTTTATATCGGTCAACTTCGGAAAAAAATAGAAGACGATCCGACGACTCCCAAAATTATCATAACTGAATCTGGAATTGGATATAGATTTAGTTCAGAAGAATTTCAACCCTGA
- the kdpB gene encoding potassium-transporting ATPase subunit KdpB, with protein MITETSQLRRPLGLTKEIFKRALLDSFLKLNPKNMMRNPVMFVVEVGSVLTTGLWMQALVGHGEAPAWYIGTVSLWLWFTVLFANFSEALAEGRGKAQAEGLRKARRETMAKLLHQPRHGAKFELVPSASLHKGDCFIAEAGDVIPADGEVIEGIASVDESAITGESAPVIRESGGDRSAVTGGTRVLSDWLVIRMTADPGAGFLDKMIHLIEGAKRQKTPNEIALDILLAAFTIIFLMVCVTLLPYSLFCVQAAGQGTPVTVTVLVALLVCLIPTTIGGLLSAIGIAGMDRMIRHNVIATSGRAVEAAGDVDVLLLDKTGTVTLGNRMATEFVPASGISAERLADAAQLASLADETPEGRSIVVLAKEKYGLRGRDIQQIAAQFVPFSAQTRMSGVDIQPVEDSARGESKASFRSIRKGAADSIKKFVEEQNGKYPGQIEQIVQDIGRKGGTPLVVAENGEVLGVIHLKDIVKGGIKERFAQLRSMGIKTVMITGDNPLTATAIAAEAGVDDFLAEAKPEDKLKLIRDYQSGGRLVAMTGDGTNDAPALAQADVAVAMNTGTQSAREAANMIDLDSNPTKLMEIVEIGKQLLMTRGTLTTFSIANDVAKYFAIIPAAFATTYPVLNALNIMKLATPESAILSAVIFNALIIVTLIPLALKGVKYRAVSAVHLLRRHLLIYGVGGVIAPFIGIKLIDMLLMALRVI; from the coding sequence ATGATTACAGAAACTTCACAGCTTAGAAGACCTTTAGGTTTAACAAAGGAAATATTTAAGCGCGCGCTTCTTGATTCGTTCCTGAAATTGAATCCGAAGAACATGATGCGCAACCCCGTCATGTTTGTGGTTGAAGTCGGAAGCGTCCTGACGACAGGATTATGGATGCAGGCACTTGTCGGCCATGGCGAGGCTCCTGCATGGTACATTGGAACGGTCTCTTTATGGCTCTGGTTCACGGTTCTCTTTGCCAATTTTTCAGAGGCACTCGCTGAAGGGCGAGGTAAAGCGCAGGCCGAGGGCCTTCGAAAGGCGCGTCGTGAAACGATGGCGAAGCTTCTTCACCAGCCGCGCCACGGAGCGAAATTCGAACTGGTTCCTTCCGCTTCGCTTCATAAAGGAGATTGTTTTATTGCCGAAGCGGGCGACGTAATTCCCGCTGACGGCGAAGTGATTGAAGGTATTGCATCGGTAGATGAGAGTGCAATAACGGGTGAGAGCGCTCCGGTAATCCGCGAATCCGGCGGAGACCGCAGTGCGGTCACTGGAGGAACGCGTGTGCTCTCAGATTGGCTGGTGATACGAATGACTGCCGATCCGGGTGCGGGGTTCCTCGATAAGATGATTCACCTGATCGAGGGAGCGAAAAGGCAGAAGACTCCGAACGAAATTGCGCTCGACATATTGTTGGCTGCGTTCACGATAATCTTCTTGATGGTTTGTGTCACGCTTCTCCCGTATTCTCTTTTCTGTGTTCAGGCTGCCGGACAGGGAACGCCTGTCACCGTGACCGTTCTCGTCGCACTTCTTGTGTGTCTCATCCCTACGACGATCGGAGGACTTTTATCTGCCATAGGAATAGCGGGGATGGACCGGATGATACGCCATAACGTTATTGCAACTTCAGGCCGCGCCGTTGAAGCTGCCGGTGATGTCGATGTTTTGCTGTTGGATAAGACCGGCACCGTGACGCTTGGCAATCGTATGGCGACCGAGTTCGTCCCCGCCTCCGGAATTTCAGCGGAACGTCTGGCAGATGCGGCGCAGCTGGCGTCGCTCGCCGATGAAACTCCGGAGGGGAGGTCAATCGTCGTACTTGCGAAAGAAAAATACGGTTTGCGAGGACGCGACATACAACAAATTGCGGCGCAGTTTGTCCCGTTCAGCGCACAGACGCGGATGAGTGGAGTGGATATTCAACCCGTCGAAGATTCCGCTCGCGGGGAAAGCAAAGCGTCTTTCAGAAGTATCCGTAAGGGTGCGGCAGATTCAATCAAGAAATTTGTCGAGGAGCAGAACGGAAAGTATCCTGGTCAAATAGAGCAAATTGTTCAGGATATCGGGCGTAAGGGTGGAACACCGCTAGTAGTTGCGGAGAACGGTGAAGTGCTCGGTGTAATTCATTTGAAGGACATCGTCAAGGGAGGAATTAAGGAACGGTTTGCCCAGCTCAGGAGCATGGGAATTAAGACCGTCATGATAACCGGCGACAATCCGCTGACGGCAACTGCGATTGCAGCCGAAGCAGGCGTGGACGACTTTCTCGCCGAGGCTAAACCCGAAGACAAGCTGAAGCTGATCCGCGATTATCAAAGCGGCGGACGACTTGTGGCAATGACTGGCGACGGCACAAACGATGCACCTGCACTTGCCCAAGCCGATGTGGCGGTAGCAATGAACACGGGCACTCAATCCGCACGTGAGGCTGCGAACATGATCGATCTCGACAGCAATCCTACGAAACTTATGGAAATCGTTGAGATAGGCAAACAGCTCTTGATGACGCGCGGAACTCTAACCACATTCAGCATCGCAAATGATGTCGCAAAGTACTTCGCAATCATTCCGGCAGCGTTTGCGACAACTTATCCCGTTCTAAATGCTTTGAACATCATGAAACTGGCTACACCTGAAAGCGCAATTTTGTCTGCAGTTATCTTCAACGCTCTCATAATAGTCACATTGATTCCGCTTGCTTTGAAAGGAGTTAAGTACAGGGCGGTGAGTGCGGTACATCTTTTGCGAAGACATCTCTTGATTTACGGTGTCGGCGGAGTAATTGCTCCCTTCATTGGCATCAAGCTCATCGATATGCTGTTGATGGCGCTAAGGGTAATATAA
- the ppsA gene encoding phosphoenolpyruvate synthase, translated as MFSLKVVIKIIKEGISKEGKRMSSFTLGFQDIDKTKLMVVGGKGANLGELSKIEGVHVPDGFCISTEAFKRIMGETSSINGLLDRLSLLKAEDRIKIGQLTGEIRRVIEGIPIPQDINEEITRFISRLGEENAYAVRSSATAEDLPTASFAGQQDTYLNIIGKKSIIKHISKCWASLFTDRAVIYRMQNGFDHRKVYLAVVVQKMIFPQAAGILFTADTVSSNRKVLSIDASFGLGEAMVSGLVNADIYKVRNGKVIDKKISTKKLAIYAVRDGGTKEQEIEAERQNRQALTDKQILQLESLGRKIEEHFGCSQDIEWCLSEGPHPGVDDTFYIVQSRPITTLYPIPEANDQGNHIYISVGHQQMMTDAMKPLGLSFYLLITPAPMRKAGGRLFVDITHHLTSRVSRKKMIDILGQFDPLIKDALLNIVKRKDFIQLSSGDKKVPGHVTSNRVMSWKYPAEFENDPAIAADLIKSSQTSLEELKQNIQKKSGADLFDFIREDIQRLKKILFNPLSLDVIMVAMYASSWINKKMMKWLGEKNAADTLSQSAPNNITSEMGLALLDVADVIRPYPELVEYLRHVKDDTFLDELVKFDGGKEIRDAIYAYLSKYGMRCVGEIDITKTRWTEKPTTLVPMILSNIKNFGPNAGNRKFEQGRQSALRKEQELLDRLKQLPGGKRKARETKRMISLLRNFIGYREYPKYGMINRYFIYKQALLKEAEQLVQAGVLHEKEDIYYLAFEELHEVVRTNKLDYRIISKRKDEYKLYERLTPPRVITSEGEIIAGEYKRENLPAGAMVGLAVSSGVIEGRARIILNMEDADPEDGDILVTSFTDPSWTPLFVSIKGLVTEVGGLNTHGAVIAREYGLPAVVGVDNATKLIKDGQRIRVHGTEGYVEIL; from the coding sequence TTGTTTAGCCTGAAGGTTGTAATTAAAATTATCAAAGAAGGAATTTCCAAAGAGGGGAAACGGATGAGTTCATTTACGTTAGGTTTTCAGGATATTGACAAAACAAAACTCATGGTTGTTGGGGGTAAAGGCGCGAACCTGGGGGAACTTTCTAAGATTGAAGGAGTCCACGTACCGGATGGCTTTTGTATTTCTACTGAAGCCTTTAAAAGAATCATGGGGGAAACGTCGTCGATTAACGGATTGCTTGATCGGTTATCTCTTCTAAAGGCGGAAGACCGGATAAAAATCGGTCAACTTACCGGTGAGATTCGCAGGGTCATCGAAGGGATACCCATCCCTCAAGATATTAATGAAGAGATAACCCGCTTCATCTCCAGGCTCGGTGAAGAAAATGCCTATGCAGTACGATCCAGCGCAACTGCAGAGGATTTACCGACGGCCTCCTTTGCAGGCCAGCAGGATACGTATTTGAACATTATCGGAAAGAAATCAATCATAAAACACATCAGCAAATGTTGGGCATCCCTATTTACGGACCGCGCAGTAATCTACCGAATGCAAAACGGCTTCGACCACCGTAAAGTTTACCTAGCTGTGGTGGTGCAGAAAATGATCTTCCCGCAGGCGGCGGGAATTTTGTTTACTGCCGATACCGTCAGTTCTAATAGGAAAGTCTTATCCATCGATGCCAGCTTCGGACTTGGTGAGGCCATGGTCTCCGGCCTCGTCAATGCTGATATCTATAAAGTGCGTAACGGCAAGGTTATCGATAAGAAGATATCCACCAAGAAGCTGGCTATTTATGCTGTCAGGGATGGCGGTACAAAAGAACAGGAGATTGAGGCTGAGAGGCAGAACAGGCAAGCGCTGACCGATAAACAGATTTTACAGCTTGAGAGCCTTGGCAGAAAGATCGAAGAACATTTCGGCTGTTCCCAGGACATCGAATGGTGTTTGTCCGAAGGACCCCATCCGGGGGTTGATGATACATTCTATATAGTCCAGAGCCGGCCGATCACTACGTTGTACCCGATCCCCGAAGCAAATGACCAGGGAAATCACATCTATATATCCGTCGGTCATCAGCAAATGATGACCGATGCCATGAAACCATTGGGATTGTCTTTTTACCTGTTAATAACTCCTGCACCCATGCGTAAAGCCGGTGGAAGGTTGTTTGTTGATATAACGCATCATCTCACTTCGCGTGTCAGCAGAAAAAAGATGATTGATATACTGGGTCAATTCGATCCGCTCATAAAAGACGCTCTCTTAAACATTGTCAAGCGAAAAGATTTTATACAATTGTCATCTGGGGATAAAAAAGTACCGGGTCACGTTACCAGTAATAGAGTAATGTCATGGAAATATCCGGCAGAATTCGAAAACGATCCGGCAATCGCTGCAGATTTGATCAAGAGTAGTCAAACATCGTTAGAAGAATTAAAACAAAACATCCAGAAGAAATCAGGAGCGGATCTGTTTGATTTTATTCGGGAAGATATTCAGCGATTAAAGAAAATTTTGTTTAACCCGCTAAGTTTGGATGTTATTATGGTTGCTATGTATGCTTCGTCATGGATCAACAAAAAAATGATGAAGTGGCTTGGTGAAAAGAACGCAGCGGACACGCTCTCTCAATCTGCACCAAACAATATTACTTCGGAGATGGGTCTGGCGCTGTTGGATGTCGCAGATGTGATTCGTCCGTATCCGGAATTAGTTGAGTATTTACGCCATGTAAAAGATGATACCTTTTTGGATGAACTGGTTAAGTTTGATGGTGGAAAGGAAATCCGGGACGCTATCTATGCTTATCTCAGCAAATACGGAATGCGATGTGTCGGGGAAATCGATATTACTAAAACTCGTTGGACTGAAAAACCGACTACACTCGTTCCCATGATTCTGAGTAACATCAAAAACTTTGGGCCTAATGCAGGCAATCGGAAATTTGAGCAAGGGCGGCAGTCAGCTTTGAGAAAAGAACAAGAGTTATTGGATCGATTGAAGCAATTACCGGGTGGTAAACGAAAAGCCAGAGAGACAAAACGGATGATCAGCCTGCTCCGGAATTTCATCGGTTATCGTGAATATCCAAAATACGGCATGATTAATCGCTACTTCATTTATAAGCAAGCTCTACTGAAAGAGGCCGAACAACTCGTACAAGCGGGCGTCCTTCATGAGAAAGAAGATATATACTATCTCGCCTTTGAAGAACTTCACGAAGTGGTACGCACAAACAAACTGGACTACCGGATCATCAGCAAACGAAAGGACGAGTACAAATTATATGAAAGACTAACGCCACCACGTGTAATCACCTCTGAGGGTGAAATCATTGCAGGTGAGTACAAACGAGAAAATCTGCCAGCCGGAGCCATGGTGGGTCTGGCTGTTTCTTCCGGAGTTATAGAGGGACGAGCACGCATCATCTTAAACATGGAAGATGCTGATCCGGAAGATGGAGATATATTGGTCACCTCATTCACCGACCCGAGCTGGACACCATTGTTTGTATCCATAAAAGGCCTGGTCACCGAAGTTGGTGGACTGAATACCCATGGAGCAGTTATCGCCCGTGAATATGGCTTACCTGCAGTTGTCGGAGTAGACAATGCCACCAAACTGATAAAAGATGGGCAACGAATTCGTGTGCATGGAACAGAAGGCTATGTAGAAATCCTATAA